The Rathayibacter sp. VKM Ac-2760 genome segment ATCCTTCGGGCCCGCTGGGGATTCGACGGTGTCGTCGTCAGCGATTGGGGCGCTGTCCGCGACCGGGTCGCGGCGCTCCGCGCGGGTCTCGATCTTCAGATGCCCGGTGGCGACGACGACGTGACCCGCTCGGTCGTCGAGGCCGTCGAGGCGGGCGAGCTCGACCGCTCCCTCGTCGAGGAGAGCGCCCGGCGACTGGTCGCGCTGGCCGAGCGCACCGAGATCGGACGCACCGACCGCTCCGTGGTCGACCACGACGCCCACCACGCGCTCGCCCGGGAGGTGGCGGGCCGGGCCGTCGTGCTGCTCACGAACGAGGCCGTCGCGGGCGAGCCCCTGCTGCCGCTCGCCCCCTCCGCGCCGCTCGCCGTGATCGGCGGCTTCGCCGAGGTGCCGCGATTCCAAGGCGGGGGGAGCTCCAAGGTGACGGCGACCAGGGTGGATTCACCGCTGGACGAGATCCGAGCCCTCGCGGGTGAGGGCGTGCAGTACGCGCGCGGCTTCACGACCGCCGCCGATCCGGACGCCGAGCGACTTCGTCTCGAGGCGACGGATCTCGCCGCCCGGTGCGGAACCGCTGTCGTCTTCCTCGGCCTGGCGACGTCGCAGGAGGCCGAGGGTGCCGACCGGTCCGACATCGAGCTTCCCGCCGAGCAGCTCGCACTCCTCGAGAGCGTCGCCCGCGTCCAACCTCGGACCGTCGTCGTCCTCTCGCACGGCGGCGTGATCCGCCTGCGCCCTGTCGTCGAACTCGTGCCGGCGATCGTCGACGGCGCGGTGCTCGGTCAGGCCGTCGGCGGCGCGATCGCCGACGTCCTCTTCGGAGTGGTGAACCCGGCCGGTCGTCTCGCTGAGACCGTCCCGCTTCGCCTGGAGGACGCGCCCTCGTACCTCGACTTCCCCGGAGAGCACCTTCATGTGCGTTACGGCGAGGGTGTCGATGTCGGCTACCGCGGCTACGACGCCCGTGGGCTCGCCGTGGAGTTCCCCTTCGGACACGGACTCTCGTACACGTCCTTCGAGCACTCCGACCTCGAGCTCAGCGTCGAGGACGGCGGGATCCGCGCTCGGGTCATCGTGACGAACACCGGTCGGCGCGATGGACGCGAGGTCGTGCAGTTCTACGTCACCCGCCCCGGTCGGCCGACGGTCCGCGAGCTGAAGGGCTTCCGCAGCGTCGACATCCCCGTCGGCCGCGCGACACGGGTCGACGTCCTGATCCCTCGACACGAGCTCGCGGCGTGGGACATCCGCGTCCACGACTGGGTGGTCGAGGGAGGCGACTACCTGGTGGCCGTCGGCGCCTCGAGTCGTGACCTCCGCGCCGTCGAGCCGGTCGCGCTCGAGGGCGACTCGCTGAATCTGCCGCTGACGCCCGACTCGAGCATCTCGGAGCTGCTCGCCACGCCGATCGGTGCCGAGATCCTCGGCCCTCTCCTCGCCTCCGCCTCTCCGGTCGAGTCCGCTGTCGAGGACGAGCTCGGCATCGACAGCGCCGCGACGACGGCCGGGATCCCGCTGAACCGTCTCCGAGCACTCAGCGGAGGGCGCGGGTTCACCGCCGATCAGCTGGACGCCCTGCTGCGGCGGATCAACGCGTGAGGGGCCCGGCCCGGCCGTAGTGGAGCGGTCGTCGCGGCACTCGCCCTCGCGCGGGATCAGCGGTGTTCACGCCGACTAGGCTGGAGGCCCCCGTCGCACTCGCGACGTGCGCTTCCCGTCTCTCGGTGAGGCTCGGGTACGGGCTGGATCCTGCTGACATGCAGCAACGCCGTCTCTTCTCCTCTCGTCGGTCGGAGCATCGATCGACACCTGCTCCGGCGGCCCCCGGCCGTCGAGACGTCGGCCTGCCGATCGTCGCGCTCCTCGCACTGGCCTCGGGGATCTTCGTGGCGCACACCGCCGAGTTCCTCCCCGGGGGCCTCGTCCCGCTCATCGCGGACGACCTCGGGATCGACGTCGGGCTGGTCGGCCAGATGGTGTCGGTGTTCGCGTTCACGGTCGTCCTCACG includes the following:
- a CDS encoding glycoside hydrolase family 3 N-terminal domain-containing protein, which gives rise to MTTPSPRATDPLDGLTLEDSASLLSGRAFWTTRDVADVPSLLLTDGPHGVRRQTGAVDHLGIAPSEPATCFPPAVALAQTWDPALAERVGKALGAEARALGVSVLLGPGVNIKRDPRCGRNFEYFSEDPLVSAAMGSAWVVGLQSTGVGASLKHFAANNQETERMRVSADIDERPLHEIYLRAFERVVRDARPWTVMASYNGVNGIPVTEHRGLLTDILRARWGFDGVVVSDWGAVRDRVAALRAGLDLQMPGGDDDVTRSVVEAVEAGELDRSLVEESARRLVALAERTEIGRTDRSVVDHDAHHALAREVAGRAVVLLTNEAVAGEPLLPLAPSAPLAVIGGFAEVPRFQGGGSSKVTATRVDSPLDEIRALAGEGVQYARGFTTAADPDAERLRLEATDLAARCGTAVVFLGLATSQEAEGADRSDIELPAEQLALLESVARVQPRTVVVLSHGGVIRLRPVVELVPAIVDGAVLGQAVGGAIADVLFGVVNPAGRLAETVPLRLEDAPSYLDFPGEHLHVRYGEGVDVGYRGYDARGLAVEFPFGHGLSYTSFEHSDLELSVEDGGIRARVIVTNTGRRDGREVVQFYVTRPGRPTVRELKGFRSVDIPVGRATRVDVLIPRHELAAWDIRVHDWVVEGGDYLVAVGASSRDLRAVEPVALEGDSLNLPLTPDSSISELLATPIGAEILGPLLASASPVESAVEDELGIDSAATTAGIPLNRLRALSGGRGFTADQLDALLRRINA